The following DNA comes from Mycolicibacterium lutetiense.
CTTGGCGCCGGAGGCGATTGAGGCCAGCAGATCATCCCATTGCTGGGTCCCGGGCTGGATGCGGGTCACGTTCTCGACGGAGGTCATGGCACCGTTGTATCCGGACCGGGCATCGGAGGGCACGTGTTCGGATCAGCCCGAACCCAATCCCTTCACCCGCATACCGTAGAGATAGGTGGTCAGGTATTCGTTGATCACCTGGACCCGCACGTCAGGGGTGTCGGGAATGGTGATCAGCAGTGCGTAGAGCCCGGCGAAAAACGATGCGCCATTGTGTAGCACGTCTACTGCGTCCGGGATCTCGCCGGCGTCCCTGGCGCGCTGGAGTTCTTCGATCAATGCCACCAGTACAGGATGGTGTGCCCATTCCTCCGCGGGCGGGCGGGTCGTGGAGAAATGCAGTGCCAGAAAATCTTTGAACAACGGGCGGCCCAGACGCCGCTCCAACTTTTCCAGCATGCGCACGGATTCGGTGAGGGTGGCGCGTACATCGTGCGGTGTGGCGAAGAATCGGAT
Coding sequences within:
- a CDS encoding TetR/AcrR family transcriptional regulator — translated: MLKATPRSRKGLQTRERLLGAAISEFKRDGMAAADTAAIAAAAGVAHGTFFFHFPTKEHVLVELEQREEARMAAGLIRFFATPHDVRATLTESVRMLEKLERRLGRPLFKDFLALHFSTTRPPAEEWAHHPVLVALIEELQRARDAGEIPDAVDVLHNGASFFAGLYALLITIPDTPDVRVQVINEYLTTYLYGMRVKGLGSG